A portion of the Cryptomeria japonica chromosome 5, Sugi_1.0, whole genome shotgun sequence genome contains these proteins:
- the LOC131057380 gene encoding uncharacterized protein LOC131057380: protein MPSHGAISDAFSLRLKRKMAKWSPPPFPSFKLQFDGASKGNPGKFGIGVIIFDHSSKIIKAIGKYIGYGTNNMVEFQALSFGLDLAHSLNIKDIVIEGDSMLVCQAVAAKKCFSWHLQYLLEHILLQLNGFSTFSISHSFREINVFADFLANNVVTEGADCIELAPSDFPISCMKILS from the coding sequence ATGCCCTCTCATGGGGCTATATCAGATGCTTTTTCTTTGCGTCTTAAGCGAAAGATGGCTAAGTGGAGTCCTCCCCCTTTTCCTTCtttcaaacttcagtttgatggggcctctaagggcaaTCCGGGGAAGTTTGGGATTGGGGTAATTATCTTTGACCACTCTTCAAAAATTATCAAGGCAATTGGTAAATATATTGGCTATGGCACTAACAACATGGTTGAATTTCAAGCTCTATCATTTGGACTTGATTTGGCTCATTCTCTAAATATCAAggatattgttattgaaggtgattcaatgctTGTCTGTCAGGCGGTTGCTGCCAAAAAGTGTTTCTCTTGGCATTTGCAATACCTTTTGGAGCACATTCTTCTCCAACTTAATGGCTTTTCCACTTTCTCGATTTCACACAGCTTCAGAGAGATTAATGTGTTTGCtgattttcttgcaaataatgttgTTACTGAAGGTGCGGATTGCATAGAACTTGCACCCTCAGACTTTCCTATCTCCTGCATGAAAATTCTATCTTAA